Proteins encoded by one window of Cannabis sativa cultivar Pink pepper isolate KNU-18-1 chromosome 4, ASM2916894v1, whole genome shotgun sequence:
- the LOC115713313 gene encoding uncharacterized protein LOC115713313: MPRTRAIGSRNSGQAPLPNNSSSILDAPPNPPIIPLASAITGDIVPPSPNATTRPVHEGSSSPYFLNSSDNPGLTLVTPLLSDKNFQSWRRDFELSVGARNKAVFLKGTLPQPPIDHPLHHHWFRCNQMVMSWILHSVSPDTKSSIMFLDTAAEMWQELNSRYDQGNGPRIFELRESLITLHQGDDSVSSYFSKLKCMWDEIQELCPQIPCTCAASIDNLAFLNQEQLKFCIDPFPSLSKVFSIVIHEERQQKLKTPQIPSLVASTQGSFTNPAIAQNPSASAADANQNHNKRMRPYCTNCHKPGHLKEKCFFLIGFPPGYGDKKKETQAVANQASTSTDPISFLANLTKPKDI; this comes from the exons ATGCCTAGAACTCGAGCAATTGGTTCCAGGAACTCCGGCCAAGCTCCATTGCCGAACAATTCATCCTCCATACTAGATGCTCCTCCAAATCCTCCGATCATTCCTCTAGCCTCTGCTATCACCGGAGACATTGTTCCTCCTTCGCCCAATGCGACAACACGACCTGTCCATGAAGGTAGTTCGAGTCCATATTTCTTGAATTCTAGTGATAATCCAGGACTCACCTTAGTCACTCCTCTCCTATCTGACAAGAACTTCCAATCATGGCGTCGCGATTTCGAACTCTCCGTTGGTGCGCGAAACAAGGCCGTCTTCCTCAAAGGAACTTTACCTCAACCTCCTATCGATCATCCACTGCATCACCATTGGTTTCGTTGTAATCAGATGGTGATGTCCTGGATCCTTCATTCTGTCTCGCCTGATACTAAAAGCAGCATTATGTTCTTGGATACAGCTGCTGAGATGTGGCAGGAGCTCAATTCACGGTATGATCAGGGAAACGGTCCTCGCATTTTTGAACTCAGAGAATCGCTCATCACTCTGCATCAAGGCGATGACTCTGTAAGTTCCTACTTTTCCAAACTTAAGTGCATGTGGGATGAAATCCAAGAACTCTGTCCTCAGATTCCTTGCACATGTGCTGCTTCCATTGATAACCTTGCTTTCTTGAATCAAGAAC AGCTCAAATTTTGCATAGATCCCTTTCCTTCCCTGTCTAAAGTTTTCTCCATTGTTATCCATGAAGAAAGACAGCAAAAACTCAAAACCCCCCAGATTCCCTCTCTTGTTGCCTCTACTCAAGGTTCTTTTACTAATCCAGCTATTGCACAAAATCCCTCTGCATCTGCTGCTGATGCAAATCAAAATCACAACAAGCGAATGAGACCTTACTGTACAAACTGTCACAAACCTGgtcatttgaaagaaaaatgttTCTTTCTCATCGGCTTCCCACCAGGTTATGGTGACAAGAAAAAAGAAACACAGGCAGTTGCTAATCAAGCATCTACTTCTACTGATCCTATATCTTTTTTAGCCAATCTGACTAAACCAAAAGACATTTAA